The genomic stretch GCAGAACTAAACCACTCAATAATGGTCCATCTATACCTTGGATAGTGAGCCTTCTGACTCGCACAGTGGAACTCTGTCCTCATTGCCTATATTTTCACAGTAAGAAATTACCTGCGAGAAAATCCCCTTTTTCAAAGGGGGCATGGGGGATTTAAATCTCAGAATAACATCCCCCTAACCCCCTTAAACCAAGGGGGAATTGCTGCAAGTGCCTTCACAGTGCTTAACTTAACAGCCTTGCACAAGAGGTAGGGAACCAGAAAAAATGTTTAAATATTTTTGGTCGGGTACTTATCCTGTACATTGTTTATTGAATCAATCCTGAAGGAGGGCACATGGATGCTTCCAAACGTTTGAATATCAGCCGGATTCTGGTGCTGATCGGGCTGGGTCTGCTAGTATTTTCTTATGTCGCGGGCCCCCTCTGGCAATACCATGATCCCATCACGGGAGAGGTGGAAGTTGACGAGGAAAATCTGTCGTTTCAGCCATTTTCCTTTCTGATTCCGGAGGATATTGAGTTCCGTGATACACCACCGGAACTGTCATCCCATCTGGGACCCGTGATGTATGAGTATTTTCCTGAAGGGGCATGGGCCTATCTGATCGGTTACAAAACCATGCCGGTCTGGAAAGTTTCACTGGAAGCCCCTCAATACCCCAAAAGTGCCTATCCTGATGGGATTCCTGTGTTCTTCACCTTGACTGATTTCCAGGGAAAAGTGGTTGAGATGAATGTCATCAACCATTATATCGGCATGGACCCGATGGATATCGGGGCCTATACAGTCAGACAACTGGTGCCGTTTGTGTATCTCATATTCATACTCATGTTGCTTGCGTTTCTGTTTTATAACGGACCGGGCTGGTGGGCACTAGGGCTGATTCCCGCCCTGCTTCCATGGTACTATCTCGGATTTTTCAGTTACTGGCTATACTGGTTCGGGCACAATCTCCATGCTTACGGAGCCTTTGAAGTCAAACCGTTCATGCCTACAGTGCTGGGGGATGGGAAAGTGGCACAATTTGTAACGCATTCCTATCCCGCAACCGGGTTCTATGTCCTGCTGGGGGTGTTCCTCTCCATGATTTTGGCTGTTTTGATCAAACGAAGAGCCTTGCGTGAAATGGCCAGGGCATAACACGATGTCGAAAAAACATGGATGGCTTACATTGGCACTATGGTTTTTCATGAGCAGTGCGGCATTGAGTTTTCCCTCTCTTCAACACATGATCGATGACACCCCGGAGGGCGGCATTCTGGAATTGAAACCCGGAACCTATCAGGGGCGTGTTATCATTTCACGTCCCCTCACGATTGAAGGTCATGGCAAGGCCACCATTGATGGCGGTGGCGAAGGATCAGTGATCACAGTCCAAGCCGATCATGTCACGTTGAGTCAACTGAACATCACCAACTCCGGCCACAGCCATGATCTGGTTGATTCCGCCATTGTTCTGCTGTCTGCCCATAATCGAATCCTGAACAATCACATTCATGATACACTGTTCGGAATCGACA from SAR324 cluster bacterium encodes the following:
- a CDS encoding cytochrome C; the protein is MDASKRLNISRILVLIGLGLLVFSYVAGPLWQYHDPITGEVEVDEENLSFQPFSFLIPEDIEFRDTPPELSSHLGPVMYEYFPEGAWAYLIGYKTMPVWKVSLEAPQYPKSAYPDGIPVFFTLTDFQGKVVEMNVINHYIGMDPMDIGAYTVRQLVPFVYLIFILMLLAFLFYNGPGWWALGLIPALLPWYYLGFFSYWLYWFGHNLHAYGAFEVKPFMPTVLGDGKVAQFVTHSYPATGFYVLLGVFLSMILAVLIKRRALREMARA